A genomic region of Tsukamurella pulmonis contains the following coding sequences:
- a CDS encoding HemK2/MTQ2 family protein methyltransferase encodes MTSTTRTVTRVPGRSDVPPGVAEPEPEVATTAASTAITGPRVYTPQEDTMLLLGALDDLPLWGARVLDLCSGSGVLALEAARRGAHVTAVDSSPAAVDVARTAAARAGLAVDVRLASVADYSPAEAFDVITCNPPYVPTPSGSEDLPGPALGPADAWNAGPDGRAVLDLVCGHLDALLAPTGTALIVQSVLAGCEETLTRMRGAGFASDVVRRRTIRFGPVLRARRELLGLAGVIPTGCDREEIVVLRARRSGALR; translated from the coding sequence ATGACGAGCACTACTCGTACGGTGACACGGGTTCCCGGCAGGTCGGACGTGCCGCCCGGTGTCGCGGAACCGGAGCCGGAAGTCGCCACGACGGCGGCCTCGACGGCGATCACCGGCCCGCGCGTTTACACACCCCAGGAGGACACCATGCTCCTGCTGGGTGCACTCGATGACCTACCGCTGTGGGGTGCGCGTGTTCTCGATCTGTGCTCCGGTTCGGGCGTACTCGCTCTCGAAGCGGCGCGGCGCGGCGCGCACGTCACCGCAGTCGACTCGTCGCCCGCGGCCGTGGACGTGGCGCGGACGGCCGCCGCACGGGCCGGGCTCGCCGTCGACGTGCGGCTGGCGAGCGTGGCCGACTACTCGCCGGCCGAGGCGTTCGACGTGATCACCTGCAACCCGCCCTATGTACCGACCCCCAGCGGCAGTGAGGACCTTCCCGGTCCTGCACTGGGACCGGCCGACGCCTGGAACGCCGGCCCCGACGGCCGCGCGGTGCTCGATCTCGTCTGCGGGCACCTGGACGCACTGCTCGCGCCGACCGGCACGGCCCTGATCGTCCAATCCGTTCTCGCGGGATGCGAGGAGACGCTCACCAGGATGCGCGGGGCGGGATTCGCGTCGGACGTGGTCCGCCGCCGCACCATCCGGTTCGGTCCCGTCCTCCGCGCCCGTCGGGAACTGCTCGGGCTCGCGGGAGTGATCCCGACCGGGTGCGATCGGGAGGAGATCGTCGTGCTGCGTGCGCGGCGGAGCGGAGCGCTCAGGTGA
- a CDS encoding ATP-binding protein, with amino-acid sequence MARTTPTHPVDLRVPADLVYLPVVRAVPEALAIMLDLDIDRVADLGLAIDQVCTELIADALPDARVEIRVDTGAEGLTTTVATHTRTDRAPDRSGFGWRVLTTLTEGLEVGRTRSPDGGWWTSVSFQSARSAV; translated from the coding sequence ATGGCACGCACCACCCCGACTCACCCTGTCGACCTGCGCGTTCCTGCCGATCTCGTGTACCTCCCGGTGGTACGGGCGGTCCCCGAAGCACTGGCGATCATGCTCGACCTCGACATCGATCGGGTGGCGGACCTCGGGTTGGCGATCGATCAGGTCTGCACCGAGTTGATCGCGGACGCGCTGCCGGACGCGAGGGTCGAGATCAGGGTCGACACCGGTGCGGAGGGGCTGACCACGACGGTCGCCACGCACACCCGGACCGATCGTGCGCCGGACCGATCCGGCTTCGGCTGGCGCGTACTGACGACGCTCACCGAGGGGCTCGAGGTCGGCCGTACCCGGTCCCCGGACGGCGGTTGGTGGACAAGCGTGTCGTTCCAGTCCGCGCGGAGCGCCGTGTAG
- a CDS encoding MCE family protein, with protein MRTLRRRLLGLAFFGVCALFLFVTIGKYQQRFETFTWVELETDTAGASLPVNSEVRARGVEVGTVRDVSVRDGHAVIRMGLKPEQARQLPGDVTARILPKTLFGQRYVALQVPEGQGGTGTPAAGALRDGATIRTDTSGNATELNQLFDKLLPLLRAVPPEDLNATLGALANGLSGNGKNLDTAFEQFTTIFTRVNAVMPDLQSSLRSLATVTDTYADALPDLITALDTFRTTNTTVVSGKQAFHAFWTSVADGAGRTAGLLEANRSELVTVANKSHTTLTILARYSPEFGCTFERFATLLPEANRIVGEGTNQPGARISMIIANSRGRYLPNQDEPRWFDDRGPACYNAAKGKPTPGYKGGPHAGGSYAPPLRNVGPQDGRFQLPEPDVSAPSEMPTAAVAAQNSRATRTAFGAASGVDANDVPEWLTAAFVPALTGKEVEIR; from the coding sequence ATGCGCACGCTCCGCCGCCGCCTGCTGGGCCTGGCCTTCTTCGGGGTCTGCGCCCTGTTCCTGTTCGTCACGATCGGCAAGTACCAGCAGCGGTTCGAGACGTTCACCTGGGTCGAGCTGGAGACCGACACCGCCGGCGCCTCACTGCCCGTCAACTCCGAGGTCCGGGCGCGGGGCGTCGAGGTGGGGACGGTGCGCGACGTCTCGGTCCGCGACGGCCACGCGGTGATCCGCATGGGCCTGAAGCCCGAGCAGGCCCGGCAGCTCCCCGGCGACGTGACCGCCCGCATCCTGCCCAAGACGCTCTTCGGCCAGCGCTACGTGGCGCTGCAGGTGCCCGAAGGCCAGGGCGGCACCGGCACCCCCGCGGCGGGTGCGCTGCGCGACGGCGCCACGATCCGCACCGACACCTCCGGCAACGCCACCGAGCTCAATCAGCTCTTCGACAAGCTCCTGCCGCTGCTGCGCGCGGTGCCGCCCGAGGACCTCAACGCCACCCTCGGCGCACTCGCGAACGGCCTGTCCGGCAACGGGAAGAACCTGGACACGGCCTTCGAGCAGTTCACCACCATCTTCACCCGGGTCAACGCCGTGATGCCGGATCTGCAGTCCTCCCTGCGGTCCCTCGCGACCGTCACCGACACCTACGCGGACGCGCTGCCCGACCTCATCACCGCACTCGACACCTTCCGCACGACGAACACCACCGTCGTCTCGGGGAAGCAGGCCTTCCACGCCTTCTGGACGTCGGTGGCCGACGGTGCCGGGCGCACCGCCGGGCTGCTCGAGGCCAATCGCTCGGAGCTGGTCACCGTCGCGAACAAGTCCCACACCACACTGACCATCCTGGCCCGCTACTCCCCCGAGTTCGGCTGCACCTTCGAACGATTCGCGACCCTTCTGCCCGAGGCCAACCGGATCGTCGGCGAGGGCACGAACCAGCCGGGCGCCCGGATCTCGATGATCATCGCCAACTCGCGCGGCCGCTACCTGCCCAACCAGGACGAGCCGCGCTGGTTCGACGACCGCGGACCGGCCTGCTACAACGCGGCCAAGGGCAAGCCGACGCCGGGCTACAAGGGCGGACCCCACGCCGGCGGCTCGTACGCGCCGCCGCTGCGCAACGTCGGCCCGCAGGACGGCCGGTTCCAGCTGCCCGAGCCGGACGTCTCGGCACCGTCGGAGATGCCGACGGCCGCTGTCGCGGCGCAGAACTCGCGCGCCACGCGCACCGCCTTCGGCGCCGCCTCCGGGGTCGACGCCAACGACGTGCCCGAGTGGCTGACCGCCGCCTTCGTTCCCGCCCTCACCGGCAAGGAGGTGGAGATCCGATGA
- a CDS encoding DNA starvation/stationary phase protection protein, translating into MSARAAQSGPARVGRHDGKETPMTAFDENVPATVEFSVPGLVAADADELVGVLRYRLAALLDLSLTLKHVHWNVVGPHFIGIHTMLDEHAEQVRRAVDETAERIAALGGAPRGTPGAIVAQRTWDDYPLDRADASSHLRALDAVYVGVIESQREAIGGGTERDPVTQDMLIGHCRVLEQLHWMVRAHLEGEDGEIGRAR; encoded by the coding sequence GTGAGCGCCCGCGCCGCGCAGTCCGGGCCGGCACGCGTCGGCCGCCACGACGGAAAGGAAACACCGATGACCGCCTTTGATGAGAACGTGCCCGCCACAGTGGAGTTCAGCGTTCCGGGGCTGGTGGCTGCCGATGCCGACGAGCTCGTCGGCGTGCTGCGCTACCGGCTCGCCGCCCTGCTCGATCTGTCGTTGACCCTCAAACATGTGCATTGGAACGTCGTCGGCCCGCACTTCATCGGCATTCACACGATGCTCGATGAGCACGCGGAACAGGTGCGGCGCGCAGTCGACGAGACCGCTGAGCGGATCGCGGCGCTCGGTGGCGCCCCGCGGGGGACGCCGGGAGCGATCGTCGCGCAACGGACGTGGGACGACTACCCGCTGGACCGCGCCGATGCCTCGTCCCACCTGCGGGCGCTCGACGCCGTCTACGTCGGTGTCATCGAATCGCAGCGCGAGGCGATCGGTGGCGGTACCGAACGGGATCCCGTCACCCAGGACATGCTGATCGGCCACTGCCGGGTGCTCGAGCAGCTTCACTGGATGGTTCGCGCTCACCTCGAGGGCGAGGACGGCGAGATCGGCCGGGCACGCTGA
- a CDS encoding MlaE family ABC transporter permease: MIFQLFASIVRNTFRRPFQFREFIEQSWFIASVTILPTALVAVPFGAIVSLQTGSLIGQLGAESFTGAASVLAVVQQGAPVVTALLVAGAAGSAVCADLGARTVREEIAAMEVLGIDPVHRLVVPRVLGMMLVSAFLNGLVSVVGVVGGYFFNVVLQHGTPGAYLASFSALAQLPDLLVGELKALVFGLIAGVVAAYKGLNPGGGPKGVGDAVNQSVVITFLLLFFANIILTAVYLQIVPAKGS; this comes from the coding sequence ATGATCTTCCAGCTGTTCGCGAGCATCGTCCGCAACACCTTCCGGCGGCCGTTCCAGTTCCGCGAGTTCATCGAGCAGTCCTGGTTCATCGCCAGCGTCACCATCCTGCCCACAGCACTGGTGGCAGTTCCCTTCGGCGCGATCGTCTCGCTGCAGACCGGCTCACTGATCGGCCAGCTCGGCGCCGAGAGCTTCACCGGCGCCGCGAGCGTCCTCGCCGTCGTGCAGCAGGGCGCGCCCGTGGTCACAGCCCTCCTCGTCGCCGGCGCGGCGGGCAGCGCGGTGTGCGCCGATCTGGGTGCCCGTACCGTCCGCGAGGAGATCGCGGCGATGGAGGTGCTCGGCATCGACCCCGTGCATCGCCTCGTGGTCCCCCGCGTCCTCGGCATGATGCTGGTCAGCGCCTTCCTCAACGGCCTGGTCTCCGTGGTCGGCGTGGTCGGCGGCTACTTCTTCAACGTGGTGCTGCAGCACGGCACCCCGGGCGCGTACCTCGCCTCGTTCTCCGCGCTGGCCCAGCTGCCCGACCTCCTCGTCGGCGAGCTCAAGGCCCTCGTCTTCGGACTCATCGCCGGCGTCGTCGCCGCGTACAAGGGCCTCAACCCGGGCGGCGGCCCGAAGGGCGTCGGCGACGCCGTCAACCAGTCCGTGGTGATCACCTTCCTGCTGCTGTTCTTCGCGAACATCATCCTCACCGCGGTGTACCTGCAGATCGTCCCGGCGAAGGGCTCGTAG
- a CDS encoding flavodoxin family protein, which produces MTSALAITCTLKPSPAASSSELLARQVLEALAGHDVSGSLLRAVDYDIRPGVQRDMGDGDQWPAVLERVRAADIVLLATPTWLGHMASVTQRVLERLDADLSETDEQGRPSLLGKVAMCAVVGNEDGAHKIIADVFDAMGDLGFTIPAQGSTYWNDEAMGGRDYRDLDAVPEAVAATTANAARNAAHLAALLGRAQYPPYR; this is translated from the coding sequence ATGACTTCAGCACTCGCGATCACCTGCACCCTCAAGCCCTCGCCCGCGGCGTCGAGCAGCGAGCTACTCGCGCGGCAGGTGCTCGAAGCACTCGCCGGCCACGACGTGTCCGGTTCCCTGCTACGCGCCGTGGACTACGACATCCGGCCCGGGGTGCAACGCGACATGGGCGACGGTGACCAGTGGCCGGCGGTACTCGAGCGGGTCCGCGCGGCGGACATCGTCCTCCTCGCGACCCCCACCTGGCTGGGCCACATGGCCAGTGTCACGCAGCGGGTACTCGAGCGGCTCGACGCGGACCTGTCGGAGACCGACGAGCAGGGGCGTCCGAGCCTGCTGGGCAAGGTCGCGATGTGCGCGGTCGTCGGCAACGAGGACGGCGCCCACAAGATCATCGCCGACGTCTTCGACGCCATGGGTGACCTCGGTTTCACGATCCCCGCTCAGGGCTCGACGTACTGGAACGACGAGGCGATGGGCGGCCGCGACTACCGGGATCTGGACGCGGTCCCGGAGGCGGTCGCCGCGACGACCGCCAACGCCGCGCGGAACGCGGCGCATCTGGCGGCGCTGCTCGGGCGAGCGCAGTACCCGCCTTACCGGTGA
- a CDS encoding iron-containing redox enzyme family protein encodes MARIAEPVRTGRAARLPVPRGPLSQWAIRALETGAPDPRPQMAGHIRDEGATDVWGEDAQLALFVCQEMHYRGWGGVDPALEWHPAIIAARVALEDALLTAVEREVEPITDGATASGALAALARDSVYAGGAVERLGAAADAARFRDYFAARSIYHLKEADPHAWAIPRLGPMCKAPFVAVAFDEYGAGHGRNVHQCLYADLLDAMGMASGYLEHLDRVPAAAIAPVTLMSALGLRRARLGAAIGHFAATEVASPPGSARMVAALERIGAPDAAVRFYREHVEADAVHELVMRHDVVGGLVTDDPGAERDVLWGIAAWRLVEDRLDDALLAAWRSGKTLVRDP; translated from the coding sequence ATGGCACGGATCGCCGAGCCGGTGCGCACTGGGCGAGCGGCGCGTTTGCCCGTCCCGCGAGGCCCGCTGTCCCAGTGGGCGATCAGGGCTCTGGAAACAGGGGCCCCGGACCCGCGACCGCAGATGGCGGGTCACATCCGGGACGAGGGTGCGACGGACGTCTGGGGTGAGGACGCCCAGTTGGCGCTCTTCGTCTGCCAGGAGATGCACTACCGCGGGTGGGGAGGAGTGGATCCCGCGCTGGAGTGGCATCCGGCGATCATCGCCGCGCGGGTCGCTCTCGAGGATGCGCTGCTGACGGCCGTCGAGCGTGAGGTGGAACCGATCACGGACGGCGCCACCGCCTCCGGGGCGCTCGCCGCGCTCGCCCGCGACAGCGTGTACGCCGGAGGTGCTGTGGAACGCCTCGGCGCGGCCGCGGACGCGGCGCGGTTCAGGGACTACTTCGCCGCGCGATCGATCTATCACCTCAAGGAGGCGGATCCCCACGCCTGGGCCATCCCCAGGCTCGGCCCGATGTGCAAGGCGCCCTTCGTCGCCGTGGCCTTCGACGAATACGGTGCAGGGCACGGCAGGAACGTGCACCAGTGCCTGTACGCGGATCTGCTCGACGCGATGGGGATGGCGTCCGGTTACCTCGAGCACCTCGATCGCGTTCCCGCCGCGGCGATCGCGCCGGTGACACTGATGTCCGCCCTCGGTCTGCGTCGGGCGCGCCTGGGCGCGGCGATAGGACACTTCGCCGCGACCGAAGTCGCCTCCCCGCCGGGTTCGGCGCGGATGGTGGCTGCGCTCGAGCGGATCGGAGCGCCCGACGCGGCAGTGCGGTTCTACCGAGAGCACGTCGAGGCCGACGCCGTGCACGAGCTCGTTATGCGGCACGACGTGGTCGGCGGCCTGGTCACCGACGACCCTGGGGCGGAGCGCGACGTCCTGTGGGGAATCGCGGCGTGGCGCCTGGTGGAGGACCGGCTCGACGACGCGCTGCTCGCCGCGTGGCGAAGCGGGAAGACCCTCGTGCGCGATCCGTGA
- a CDS encoding ChaB family protein has translation MPKTTERGTATTDELPGTLRRSSAKAQRTFAKAHDSALDEYGDEERAHRVAYAALKRGYERVGDRWERKPGGKRGTSERRGRRRDEPTHEGVDVNATKAHLVDVARRLEIRGRSTMRKSELIDAIERANERARSDD, from the coding sequence ATGCCGAAGACCACGGAGCGGGGAACCGCCACGACGGACGAGCTGCCCGGTACCCTGCGACGCTCGAGTGCCAAGGCGCAGCGGACGTTCGCGAAGGCTCACGATTCCGCGCTCGACGAGTACGGCGACGAGGAGCGAGCGCACCGGGTCGCGTACGCGGCGCTCAAGCGCGGCTACGAGCGCGTCGGCGATCGCTGGGAGCGCAAGCCGGGTGGGAAGCGGGGCACGTCGGAGCGCCGCGGCAGGCGTCGCGACGAGCCGACTCACGAGGGCGTCGACGTGAACGCGACGAAGGCGCATCTCGTCGACGTCGCCCGTCGGCTGGAGATCCGTGGGCGCTCGACGATGCGGAAGTCGGAGTTGATCGATGCGATCGAACGCGCCAACGAGCGCGCGAGGAGTGATGACTGA
- a CDS encoding CDGSH iron-sulfur domain-containing protein, with amino-acid sequence MRVVPGGPVLVEGPIEVVGPDGTPTTCDRFVVALCTCGGTRIPPLCDSSHRRRRPRRDG; translated from the coding sequence GTGCGCGTCGTCCCGGGCGGTCCCGTCCTGGTCGAGGGGCCCATCGAGGTCGTCGGCCCCGACGGTACCCCGACGACCTGCGATCGCTTCGTGGTCGCACTGTGCACATGTGGCGGCACGCGCATCCCGCCGTTGTGCGACAGCAGCCACCGGAGACGGCGTCCCCGACGGGACGGGTGA
- a CDS encoding ABC transporter permease: MSFYARSIGFIPQSLRRYPKEVGRVLAEVAFGSGALAVIAGTVGVVLMLCGFTGVVVGLQGNAALQQLGASVMTGFLSAYVNTRELTPLVAALAMSATVGCGFTAQLGAMRISEEIDALEAMAIPSIAFLTATRVIAGFIAVIPLYIVGLLSSYVMTRFVNTTLLGQSTGTYDHYFNLFLSPADVLWSFGKVLVFAFVLVLVHCYYGYHASGGPAGVGVAVGRAVRTSLVAIALLDFFLSLAIWGTTTTVKIA; this comes from the coding sequence ATGTCCTTCTACGCCCGGTCCATCGGCTTCATCCCGCAGTCGCTGCGCCGCTACCCCAAGGAGGTCGGGCGCGTCCTGGCCGAGGTGGCGTTCGGCAGCGGGGCGCTCGCCGTGATCGCCGGCACTGTGGGCGTGGTCCTCATGCTGTGCGGGTTCACCGGCGTCGTCGTCGGCCTGCAGGGCAACGCCGCGCTGCAGCAGCTCGGCGCCTCGGTGATGACGGGCTTCCTCTCCGCCTACGTCAACACCCGCGAGCTGACGCCGCTCGTCGCCGCGCTGGCGATGTCCGCCACGGTCGGCTGCGGGTTCACCGCGCAGCTCGGCGCCATGCGGATCTCCGAGGAGATCGACGCGCTGGAGGCCATGGCCATCCCGTCCATCGCCTTCCTCACCGCCACCCGCGTGATCGCCGGCTTCATCGCCGTGATCCCGCTCTACATCGTCGGCCTGCTCTCGTCCTACGTGATGACCCGGTTCGTCAACACCACGCTGCTGGGACAGTCGACGGGCACCTACGACCACTACTTCAACCTGTTCCTCTCCCCGGCCGACGTGCTGTGGTCCTTCGGCAAGGTGCTGGTCTTCGCGTTCGTGCTGGTGCTGGTGCACTGCTACTACGGCTACCACGCGTCGGGCGGCCCCGCGGGCGTCGGCGTGGCCGTGGGTCGCGCGGTGCGCACCTCCCTCGTCGCGATCGCGCTGCTCGACTTCTTCCTCAGCCTCGCCATCTGGGGCACCACGACGACCGTGAAGATCGCCTGA
- a CDS encoding SDR family oxidoreductase has translation MKDQPRDEMRDYRGRGLLKGKKALITGGDSGIGRATAIAYAKEGADVAIAYLDEGDDAARTVDLIEREGRRCVRYAGDLGDPAHCREVVERAHSELGALSIIVNNVGTQQPAGDLTEITTEQWRRTFAVNIDSFFHVTRAALPLLARGSCIINTASINGLRGNRHLIDYSATKGAVLAFTYAMAQSLVDRGIRVNCVAPGPVWTPLIPATFDEEAVAGFGEQAPYGRAADPDEIAPSYVFFASSTMSSYYSGETLAPIGGETLPG, from the coding sequence ATGAAGGACCAACCACGCGACGAGATGCGCGATTACCGGGGCCGCGGGCTGCTCAAGGGCAAGAAGGCACTCATCACGGGCGGCGACTCGGGAATCGGGCGGGCGACGGCGATCGCCTACGCCAAGGAGGGCGCGGACGTGGCGATCGCCTACCTCGACGAAGGCGACGACGCCGCGCGCACCGTGGACCTGATCGAACGTGAGGGTCGGCGGTGCGTGCGGTACGCGGGTGACCTCGGTGACCCCGCCCACTGCCGCGAGGTGGTCGAACGCGCGCACTCCGAGCTCGGGGCGCTATCCATCATCGTCAACAACGTCGGTACGCAGCAGCCGGCGGGCGATCTCACCGAGATCACGACGGAGCAGTGGCGCCGGACCTTCGCGGTCAACATCGACAGCTTCTTCCACGTGACCCGCGCCGCACTCCCGCTCCTGGCGCGCGGCTCGTGCATCATCAACACCGCCTCCATCAACGGGCTACGGGGCAACCGCCACCTCATCGACTACTCCGCCACCAAGGGTGCGGTGCTGGCGTTCACGTACGCGATGGCGCAGTCGCTGGTGGACCGCGGAATCCGCGTCAACTGCGTCGCCCCCGGTCCGGTCTGGACACCCCTGATCCCGGCGACCTTCGATGAAGAGGCGGTCGCAGGTTTCGGCGAACAGGCCCCGTACGGCCGGGCCGCCGACCCCGACGAGATCGCTCCGTCGTACGTGTTCTTCGCCTCGAGCACCATGTCCTCGTACTACTCCGGCGAGACGCTCGCCCCGATCGGCGGCGAGACCCTTCCGGGCTGA
- a CDS encoding DUF6098 family protein: MECSRVTDECSAPLFRWHGRDDDVPLIRSLAELVRTVRTGPTLYVRYSEGPAADRRHGPSRDYEAEYVLPGLSVATLTPELWWRLPARTWIVRRVCTYRELDVADRFAWVLTGRRVARGPDHEPLVREVLPVGRLTDDVLDEAADEYRRRLAAGRDSRDRGNR; the protein is encoded by the coding sequence ATGGAGTGCAGCCGAGTGACGGACGAGTGCAGCGCGCCCTTGTTCCGCTGGCACGGTCGCGACGACGACGTGCCCCTGATTCGGTCGCTGGCCGAACTCGTCCGTACGGTACGGACCGGTCCCACGCTCTACGTCCGGTACTCCGAGGGGCCGGCGGCCGATCGGCGGCACGGGCCGAGCCGGGACTACGAGGCCGAGTACGTCCTCCCGGGGCTGTCGGTGGCCACGCTGACCCCCGAGCTGTGGTGGCGCCTGCCGGCTCGGACGTGGATCGTGCGCCGGGTCTGTACGTATCGCGAACTCGATGTCGCGGACCGGTTCGCCTGGGTGCTGACGGGGCGCCGTGTCGCCCGCGGACCTGATCACGAACCACTGGTCAGAGAGGTCCTCCCCGTCGGTCGGCTGACCGATGACGTGCTCGACGAAGCCGCGGACGAGTACCGGCGGCGCCTCGCGGCGGGGAGGGACTCGCGCGACCGCGGCAACCGGTGA